The sequence aaaaataagaccatgcggtttctacatcagcacacagatcgattttaccccaatcaaaatcaaacagatcatgcacaaaaccctgctccacaaaatgttttttgtctctcttaatgataatgcgaggtttaaccttttggaccttagtgtccctaattgtggctacaacacagtgatcactcagatcatttgcaaatactcccacagatgaatatttatggggaacattagttaaaatgagatcaattagggaggatttattaggcgacttaatgttagggcgagtaggactgtcaacaatctgagtaacatttaaagagatacagcagcgtggaagcgctccggtccctccgtggtatccccggggtgaaagcaggcctctgcaacagcagaaccaggacaggtagaaagcaggccccagcggtggtaaaatcctcctccgcacagcagcacacgcccggtggaagcaggccaagcccgaagcgtggatccactccgtctctccgcgacgactccggggtaaaaacctctccagtacaaccgtattctacaggtgggagcaggcctccgtagatcgcagatcgcaggcagcaacaggtggagccgctccgtctcttcgcgacgagcaggcctccgtaaatcgcagatcgcatgcagcaacaggtggagccgctccgtctcttcgcgacgtctccggaggaaaaacacctcagtacagccgtactcgacaggtgggagtaggcctccgcagatcgcagacaactaaaactactacttgtataagcagggatggctaaaagtttgtaagcaggagagctagatgctaacatatgctagatgctaacagatgccagatgctaacaggtaaGTGCGAGCCTGTAGAAATTGCGACTGCCTCCAATGACAGCGTAGGAAGAGTTTAAaggttttacttaaattgaaaggggcaccgctgcatgtgccttaaaataaacgatgcaacatataaatctatgtaaaattgaaatggttgtcttggcttattgttttcaggtgcttcctgggcattaatcctgagacgggctcgaaagccaaaaagaggcatggcaatttaaacccccatgtcagcacattcttcagaaaaaTTGTTGACTTCGAGTGAATGTCTGTAGACATGTGTTACGTGCTCCCTTCCTTGTTTTCTTTCTGTCTCCCTGCtgcaggtgcacctggtctgccccaagctccgcctctgcccaggtgcacctggtctgcccctggctccgcctctgcccaggtgcacctggtctgctcctggctccgcctctgcccaggtgttccaaattccactcagccgtgtatatataaagagaagctggaaGAGACGGATGTCTCGCCTATCCTAATGCCGGGAGACACTCTCCTTAGATTAcctctttgccattttgagctgtgggccatatttttgcagatgtgtctatgtttagcctggaggacctggtagtccagttttcgtggctttattttgtttcccatagggtttataattgatttctggttgggggggggggggttctgggtcctacggcccgtggtgtggctggctcgggttccctccttctgtttgttccttttggccagtcctccagacctctttttgtttcccgtttcgcttgtgtgagcaaacggctgattatcaataaatgcttGTTACCAAGTACTGGTTATTGcgtgtattctttcatgttacgggtctcagcacgagccactaccgcggagtagaggttggggccgtaacaacatgtccaagacactgtgaaatgtactttgcacttcaatggagtaataaaaagttaaaatgggcattttctttgtttttctttgttgattgagctgattgaattttgtagttatggtaaaatcccagtgaactagtcagatttacaatatattatcgtattatttacatttttatatttacagtaaattactggctacggtgttgcattacttctacagtaatagtgtgaaAATAGAGGTAACTACTGTAATTTATGTACAGCAAGGTACCATAATATCACAGCTCTGTACTGCTATAACACAGTAATTCCATGGGCATGGCAACTGTAAGGTCACAGtatttagttgtacttttattctaattttctgtaaaatatctacagtaatttactgtgaaatattcacagtaaattaccgtgaaatccatgcaactagtagccagtaatttactgtaattttacagtcaaacattttacagtgtaCCTTTGAATAGCCAGGGCCTGCTGGGGGCTGAAGCGCCTGCCTGTGCGGGGGTGCAGGAGGAAGTGTCCGGGCACAGCCACCTGCAGATTCTTCATGGCCATGCAGAGTCCACTGATCAGCATGGCCACGCCCCCCAGGCCCAGGAACAGACCCACCCCAAACAGTGGGGCCGACTCGTTGGGCAGACCCAAGCACAGGGCCATGACCCCCCCAACAGCCATCATTAGGATGCCCATACAGAGCAGCATTCCCTGGGGGAGAGGCATCTCCAGAGCCCCTGCCTTTAAGGAATTCACTTTTCCTGCTTCACCTCCACCTCAGCAGCCAGTCTGCAGGAGAGacagattcaagattcaaaggctttaatATATGTAAGTAACTACAGCGTACTTATGGCCATGAAAGAGTCTCGggctcctccaacaattcaACATACATATATTTAAGACATAACACAGCTAGTTAAAAAAGTGCAAGAAGAAGCATAGTAGAAATACAATAAGCTAAATGTTGCAGAGAATGGTGTAATTGACCAAGTAAATGCATGAGTCTCAATACATGTCAAATAGAATaagataaaaaataatattctctttgttaaatacatttttaaatgaatgCTATAGGTTATTAAGGCAAACAGGCAGGATCAAATACACAGCATCCAAAACTactaggagtgtgtgtgtgtgtgtgtgtgtgtgtgtgtgtgtgtgtgtgtgtgtgtgtgtgtgtgtgtgtgtgtgtgtgtgtgtgtgtgtgtgtgtgtgtgtgtgtgtgtgtgtgtgtgtgtgtgtgtgtgtgtgtgtgtgtgtgtgtgtgtgtgtgtgtgtgtgtgtgtgtgtgtgtgtgtgtgtgtgtgtgtgtgtgtgtgtgtgtgtgtgtgtgtgtggaagaggaagaggaagcagAAGGAAACTGCCACCAGGGGGATAAACACGCAACACGTAAATCCCCGATCCTCTCTCTACCTGATAGGAAGAGTCTGTGAGGAGCTGCTCAGCGGTTGTGAGGACTGAAAGATTAATCATCTCTTTTCTCCTCTTCATCAACTTTAATCCCGCTCATAATGTCCATATGGTGTCCTGGAAAAACTCTGGCGCAAACACGCTTAACTCCgcttcagtttgtgtgtgtccctCCGCCGCGCGTGTCTCTTTATCTGCTcctctgttgtttttatttcactCCCCGCGGAAGAATCATATCCGGTATTTGGGGTGGGGTTACAGCACCAAAAAGGAGTTGACGTCGCATGTGGGCCTGGCGCTGTTGGGTTTTCATCTGGCAGCAACAGCAGAGCCGTGAGGAAGGGATTTTATGAGGAAGGGCTTCCAGTGACGAGGAATGGAGGGCAGGGCGAGCGCGCGGTCTGAACATTATCACTTTGCTTCTGTTCGGGCAAGCTGTTTGCACAAGGAGAGAAATATAGTCCCAGTAATATATGAGCTGATAAactcagtttgtgtgtgtgtgtgtgtgtgtgtgtgtgtgtgtgtgtgtgtgtgtgtgtgtgtgtgtgtgtgtgtgtgcgcgtgcgtgcgtgcgtgtgtgtgtgtgtgtgtgtgtgtgtgtgtgtgtgtgtgtgtgtgtgtgtgtgtgtgtgtgtgtgtgtgtgtgtgtgtgtgtgtgtgtgtgtgtgtgtgtgtgtgcttgagctctgctgagggtggagcaggaAGAGCTTCATTGCAGAAGCACTAAAATGGAAAAGAGACTGGTGCCAAATGGTTCATATGCCAATCCCTGGAGGGGTATCCCGCTATTCACTGGAATATACCATTACCGAACGGCAGGGGTCGCTTTCAAATCATGTTTCagataggtagatggatggatggatagatatagatagaaagatagatagatagatagacagacagatagatagatacttttGTGTGTTTTGCTTGTCTTCCATGGATATTCTCTGATCATTCCATAAAATACATTAAGAGGCAATTAAACTAAACGTGAGACCATCTTGAAATGGGAAAACACAGCTGCGACCCCAAATCTGGCCAGAGGCATACACAAGCACAAAATTATTTCTAATAGAACAATTAGTTGAGACAAAAACGTACAGTAGAATAGGatcattttttctttatttaatgtatttttttcaagtgcATTTTATTAACATAAAatgcaaatacacacacattaaaaaCATGGTGCAAAATTATCCCTTTAGATACCTTTTCAGAGATTAAAACCATCATTCATAGAAGCATGCATATTCAAAAGTAACCGTGTGTGACCTTCAGAGCAGCTGAAGTCAGTCGTCCTTGTGCTCACAACAGTTAATTATGGTCATCAATTCAGTGCAGGATCTTATTTCAGAGGTGATGAAAGCAGAATTAATTCAgtataacaaatatgtgtgaGCTGACATTTAACACATACTATATTTAATTCTATAGATTTTAGACAAACTTCATATTTTGGAAATATACATAAAACAACCTAACCAGTCAGgtaaaaaaagggaaatatgCACAGAACAATCTTGTGTTTCCATCTTTTACATGATTTACAATAATGGGTTTTGTGCAATTTTATAATAACATTTTGTTAATTTCATTACGGCATGGAATTCACATAGAAGATGCTTCACAAGCATTAGTTATGCAACCATGATAGTTGATaccctgttatttattttactattttttaTTAAGATTTGTTAATCCCTACAGTATATTAATTTGGTGCATGATTTTGTCAAACCTATTATAGTTTTCCATCATGGTGGCAGCTCGCTGATATGCAGGATCTAGGAGATAGGAGACAACTTATTTCACCAACATCTGTAGGTCTCATGCCATTTTTTGAATCTAATTAATGCTTTTTCTTACAATTAAGTATCTTCTCCAATCAAGTTTAAGGGTTCAAATGATTTTCACATTCAGAGTGATTCTGTGGTTGCTTAAAGGTCAGGCCGTGTTATCAGTGATCTAGTGAGCGGTGAAACAAACTCATGATCAGATGTGTCATTGTTTCCTCTGCTTTCAACAAGCTGATGAATAGCTGACATGTGTGGCAAGCAAACGTCTACCGGGGTGCTTTTTTCCGAAAGTGAATTATATTCATATCCATCCTGTGATAATGTGTGTTAGTCCTGATGGGGAAAAGATGGAACACTTCTTAGTTTGATGGACGAGGAAAACTAAAAGAAAACGGTCCTCTGTGGTCAACTCGGGATCCCAGAAAGAAGGATTATTCTAAAATGAATGGAAATCCTGGATTTCCTGTGTGCTTCTGTTACCGTGGCAGACAACCTAAAATAAAGCGCTGGTCTTTATCAGTTTCAATTTAAAGAACAGTTCAAATAAGACATCTGTAACTTTACTGCTATTTAATAATCTAGATTGTTTTGGTGGGAGTAATCAGGAGTTAAGATGTCTGCCTTCTCTCCAATATATTAGATCTAAATGGCACTAGGCTTGTGCCTAAAGCACCACAAAAGTACATGAAAATCTCAACAGCAATGTGTCTGTCAAGAAATCCTGATCCAATCACATAATAcctaatcacataagtgattaAAGGTTTGGTAAGATTATAGAAAAGAACACAATCATTGTCCATTTCTTTTTTCTATACACTGCTGatcaaaatgtatttttgttcTTATAAAATATCTGCTGCACTGAGTCAGGAAACATTGCCACTGTTTGTTGAATAAATGTTCTTTGGTGTGAATAGATATGACCCTACCTGAGGTGTCTGATCTGGATAGTTTAGCGTAAAGGCTGAAAACAACTGTGACTTGATAAAACTGTCCAGAACGTATGtgcttttacatttatatttggtGCTTTGTTTTGGGCTTCGAAGGCTGTATTTGGTATGATGTACCTTTCATTTCAGCATAtattaaaatatacatttacacCTGCATTTTAATTAGAGATAAGTTAGGTAAAGCATGCTAGGATCCACTGGTCAACATCAGGAAGAAGCATGCTTCAAGTATTTGATAAAGTTTGTTTCTGTCAGAAGGCAGCTTTTGCTGTGAAAGCCTCAGTCTGATGACTCTTTATTTTTCACTGTCCGTATTATCCAGCTTCACACTTCAAAGCTGATCTCTCTCGAGCGTCCAAACAGGGGCTCTGATGCCAGGTGTGTGTCTGAGTATGCGCGTCGCAGTTGTGTGGAGCTGCATGTGGTCTTGATGGCCacctcatagggaggggggggctccTGCCACGGAGGAGGGTGAGGCGATGGGCTGAAACCAACAGGGTCCATGGGAGGGTAATCGAATTCCTCCCCACGAGCACCACCATGTCTGTGGTGCTCCATTGTCCTGCACTCAAGAAAACAGTGGCAGTGAGAAACAACATGtgaacaaacacaaacagcagtAGAGATCATATGTAAGTTAGCAGAGTCTTGTTCTGTGATATTGTGATATAACTATTATTACTATATTGATATTGTGCAGTATGAAAAGCTTTTGAATTACAGCCATAAACAAAAGTAATGTGCTTTTTAGTCTGCAATATATTGAATGGTAACACCTTTATCATGATGTGTTTTGTAatgccattattattattatttccaaTAAAGCCTTAGTAAGTAGGCATATTCAACTTCAAACACAACCAAGACTGATGCATAACCTCCACAAACTGTAATTgttatttgattttttttattgagCCAGCTGATTTCCATGTGGtctccagtctttatgctaagctaggctaacaggGTGCTGGCTCTATTTTCATAAGTCTTGTAGAGACAAGAGAGTAGTAGTGGGAAGTTTCTCATCAAATAAAAAGACAATAcatgcattttcaaacatttcaATAGATTTATTTAAGTTTCTTTTAGTTGTGACTATATTTAGATTATTGTGTATCTTGCCTGTTGTTTCAATGGGATCCTGCCAATAAAGGACTGTGTCATCCACGGCTGAGCATGGCCTGCATGCGGAAATCAAGATGGCTTTTTTTTCTTCGAGGTTTGAATgtttatatattgttttttaacGTAAAAACAggaaaaataaagtaatttAAAGTGAGCATATCTCTTGAAAATGTGCAGTTGTTTCTGTGTGCAACCCTCTGTATTTTGTAATTATGAATAACTCCATCTCAAAACGACCCTTTAACTGAACCTGATACAGAGCTGCAACAGGGAGAATTAATGAGACAACATGGCAAAGTGCAGTAAGTGTTTATGGCAATCATAACATATATTAGTTTGGTtacagctttaaaaaaaaaagccatgTAATACACTAAAATATATACTTGGAGTCTTATTTCTGGTTTCATGATACAATTAGTCTTACTGACAAATCCTGAACTGTAAACATACTATTTAAACTGATATATGATTTCACCGACCTGGGCGAAGAACACCGACTGGGATTCTGGGAAGCGGCTCCCTGGGGGTGAGAAGAGGGCATGGCTGCCGAAGTTGGGGTAGTCGTTGAATGGATAATGTGGGCACTCTGGGTCGAACTCTCGGTGGTTGTAGTTTGCGGCACTTTTGCTGTTCATAGCCCAGAATAGTCCCAGGATGAGCATGACCACCCCCAGCACCACGCAGCACAGGGAGAAAGCCTGCAGGCGGCTCTGGGACGAGGCCAGGAAGGCTGTGGAGCCCCCGGTCACAATGAGGAAGGCTCCTACGAAGATTGCTCCGTGGTGCAAGGAAGGCATCCTCCTCCAGAACAGTGGCTGtttggggttagggttagggctgTGACCGGATGGAGAgtgtcactgacacacacacagtcccacGGAGTGCGCTCCCCATGCGCTCTGACCCACCAACATCCGACTGATTTTACTCCACTGAAGTCCGGTAATGGAAAGGTGAAATTAAATGTTACTTATTTGTTCCCATACTTTCCATATCCCATTCTTTTGGAAAAAAACATGAACGTGTTAGTCCTCACTCATGTAGATGTTATGCTCCTGCGATGAAAAGTGTTAAATTATGGTTTGATGgtaaataaagaaaaataagacgGAGAAGGCGGTGATGCGCATCAGGATAAAATGGACCAGCTGTGTTTATCATCAAGGCAGATGGACGAGAGGACGTCAGAGCCCATTAAGAAATCTTTACTGGCGCCCACCCTCCCTCTGTCTAATGGTGTCTGAAGAGTATACTTTAGCCCTCcgtgcgtggtgtgtgtgtgtgtgtgtgtgtgtgtgtgtgtgtgtgtgtgtgtgtgtgtgtgtgttgtgtgtgtgtgtgtgtgtgtgtgtgtgtgtgtgtgtgtgtgtgtggtgtgtgtgcgtgcgtgtgtgtgtggtgtgtgtgtgtgtgtgtgtgtggtgttgtgtggttgtgtgtgtgtgacagcaaTTTTTCTAAACATAAATGGACATTGGATATGAAAGAGAGTGGAATTTTGGCTTACATAATTTAACAAAATAACATGTTTGTGTAGTCTTGTGTTACGTTACAAAATCCAAATAGAGTGGACTTGTTGGAAGTTGAGTTTATTTGCAGGCTGATGACAGAAACAATGTGTTCCTTTTTGTTGACCGAATGACCGATGACTCATAAATGATGATGTTTAGTGGGTTTGCTTTTAATTGCATTTGAAAATTAGCACTACACACAAAGCATGGCTGAGGCTGGTGGGAAGGTCTGTAGGTTTGCAGGCATTAAGCTAAAACAGAGTATTGGACAATCAAAATGTTATCTGATGATGGTGGTGCTAATGAAAAGTCAGATGATCACCAAGGAAACTATTCAACCTGAGGGGAACATGGATTTCCTAACCAAGATTATACCAATATCCATCCAATAGTTGTAGGGATATTTCAGTCTGGCCAACAAAAAGTTCTCAGGTCCAggacaaacaaaaaaacataaaaatccCTTTACTTCTCCTGTTAGGGGGATCAGGGACTATTAATGATCTCAGTATTTTAAAACGTGGACTACAGCCCTGCCATGAGTTTGTTGTTGATAATAAAACCCCAACACAGCTGATTATGATTATATGTATATGATACTAAGAATGGTATTGTGATGGTAATGATTATAGTATTGAcaatattctttatttatatataacttTTTAAAACAACGTTATTTTCCAAGGACACAACTGAAATGGTAAGGAAACAGCTATacttacggtggccctgaagtgcaagtcaaaacaGCATTTCCAggaacaccacagcatttcaggaaaacgctacagcatttcacaaaacaccacagcatttcacaaaacactacagcatttcaggaaacgccacagcatttcacaaacgctacagcatttagAAAACGCCACCGCATTTCAGGAAACGCCACCGCATTTCAGGAAACGCCACCGCATTTCAGGAAACGCCACCGCATTTCAGGAAATGCCACCGCATTTCAGGAATGCCAccgcatttcagaaaacgccacagcgttTCAGAAAACGATACAgcgtttcagaaaacgccaccgCATTTCAGGAAACGCCACCGCATTTCAGGAAACGCCACCGCATTTCAGGAAACGCCACCGCATTTCAGGAAATGCCAccgcatttcagaaaacgccacagcgttTCAGAAAACGATACAgcgtttcagaaaacgccacagcgtttcagaaaacgccaccgCATTTCAGGAAACGCCTCCGCATTTCAGGAAGCGCCACCGCATTTCAGGAAACGCCAccgcatttcagaaaacgccacagcgttTCAGAAAACGATACAGCGTTTCAGAAAACGATACAgcgtttcagaaaacgccacagcgtttcagaaaacgccacagcatttcaattTATACGGAACGGATATTCCTTttgggagaacacttcttgtttgatTGGACAGagacagccagagaagcactgctgtgattggttgtttttgctgccagtcaagaaatgacgcttcgtgattggtctgCAGCCGACAGCGCATCTGTCCCGAAACATcagccattagctgttagccaacccggtatcacggcaagacgtgaacatgtgacgatttaccatgctgggagacgtgaagatgtcacgatttcaaacgtgacagttacacgatattgttaacccatgttaaccagtggagaaataaccggaaataccaaccaaatgctactccgacgtaatgatatattttgtaatagtcacactcgattacgccgattttcttgttgccccagctggtcgacacctcttttagcagaaacaaaggctacattaatgtattaaatcgatgttaatccgtgtgtgtgaatgtggaattaacggacgtgacgttgtgcgattgagttgccaggcaacagcttcggttcatgttaatttacaaactcttcaactacaaccgtagttatatttaaaaacatgttagaaggcctcacgaaatactttaatgcaaattaaaatgtaaatgtgaaggaatgtgtgtataacaaaatacatcggtcataaactaaaccggaaacaggcgtaggcaagatcctcagctcgatgattggatggtttagccgcaatgcatgctgggatttggtgtttatgtgatgtgaaatctgaaaacgttttttaaaaatacaataatactttattccgagtgtgcttgcttttctctttgaaagtcatcacataacggcattgtaatacacggttcggctgcattaaatattacatatctgccgtaattctctatttatagagccctgctgagaagacttctagacaaacaggagaactgccgccaaaactgaagatgtgacgtggatcataaatatataagcaattaaacaacatttcttttcacacaattagtgctgcgtaccggtacgccgaaccggtactggacttgtaaaaagtttcggttcaagtccggttaaaaccggaacgtcaggaaccggtacttggactcgcaaaaaaactagcacttatgtatattctggtgt is a genomic window of Pseudochaenichthys georgianus chromosome 4, fPseGeo1.2, whole genome shotgun sequence containing:
- the LOC117445611 gene encoding uncharacterized protein, which gives rise to MPLPQGMLLCMGILMMAVGGVMALCLGLPNESAPLFGVGLFLGLGGVAMLISGLCMAMKNLQVAVPGHFLLHPRTGRRFSPQQALAIQRRLDRIRREMSEDSVCSRAPEPEPPLPSTPPPWTMEPPPSYDTVMKSQEHSEPL
- the LOC139433747 gene encoding uncharacterized protein is translated as MPSLHHGAIFVGAFLIVTGGSTAFLASSQSRLQAFSLCCVVLGVVMLILGLFWAMNSKKCPHYPFNDYPNFGSHALFSPPGSRFPESQSVFFAQHHRHGGARGEEFDYPPMDPVGFSPSPHPPPWQEPPPPYEVAIKTTCSSTQLRRAYSDTHLASEPLFGRSREISFEV